A genomic region of Parus major isolate Abel chromosome 14, Parus_major1.1, whole genome shotgun sequence contains the following coding sequences:
- the BFAR gene encoding bifunctional apoptosis regulator, with protein MEEDGTLQGETERAKVEPCATPGLGQQISVSEFLCHCCYDILINPTTLNCGHSFCRHCLALWWVSSKKNECPECREKWEGFPKVNILLRDVIEKLFSDAIEQRKEDIQQNSDVAQSLATFQKYGNDQMPTVRSTGRINARGGFFSGVLTALTCVAVVLLGYHWSSREFEDDLLVHKPVAKWTAEEVILWLEQLGPWASHYKERFLLEKVNGRLLLTLTEEDFTKEPYSIENSNHRRAIMAELECVKTLGVKPPQNLWEYKAVNPGKSLFLLYALKSSPRLSMLYLYLFDYAEAFLPFIHTICPMQEDKYEDTVTKLLDLKDPSWRQWREFTVKYLFLPYQLIAEFAWDWLDVHYWTSRFIIVNAMLLSVLELFSFWRLWSRRELKTIPHRMWRHFWKVSTQGLFVAIFWPFIPQFVCNCLFYWALYFNPVINIDLVVTEIRRLETQVQ; from the exons atggaagaagatGGGACTTTACAAGGGGAAACAGAGAGGGCAAAAGTCGAACCATGTGCTACTCCTGGCCTGGGTCAGCAGATATCAGTCAGTGAGttcctgtgccactgctgctaTGATATTCTGATCAATCCTACCACCCTGAACTGTGGGCACAGCTTCTGTAGGCATTGCTTGGCCTTGTGGTGGGTATCATCCAAGAAGAATGAATGCCctgaatgcagagaaaaatgggaaggatTCCCCAAAGTCAACATCCTTCTCAG GGATGTTATTGAAAAGCTATTTTCTGATGCCAttgaacaaagaaaagaagatattCAACAAAACAGTGATGTAGCACAGAGCTTAGCAACTTTCCAAAAATATGGGAATGACCAGATGCCTACAGTTCGGAGCACAGGAAGAATTAATGCTCGAGGAGGGTTTTTCTCAGGCGTTCTCACAGCTTTAACTTGTGTAGCA GTAGTTCTTCTTGGCTATCACTGGAGTAGCAGAGAATTTGAAGATGATCTTCTTGTCCACAAGCCTGTTGCTAAGTGGACTGCTGAGGAAGTGATActctggctggagcagctgggtcCATGGGCTTCACATtacaaagaaagatttttactGGAGAAAGTAAATGGAAG ACTCCTCCTAACACTGACTGAGGAGGATTTCACCAAAGAGCCTTACAGTATAGAGAACAGTAACCATAGGAGAGCTATTATGGCAGAACTGGAATGTGTGAAAACTTTAGGTGTTAAACCACCACAAAACCTTTGGGAATATAAG GCCGTAAACCCAGGAAAATCACTCTTTCTTCTGTATGCACTGAAGAGTTCTCCAAGACTCAGTATGTTATACCTATATTTGTTTGATTATGCAGAAGCTTTCCTACCTTTCATCCACACAATTTGTCCTATGCAAGAAGACAAGTATGAAGATACTGTCACAAAACTGCTT gaccttaaagatccttCTTGGAGGCAATGGAGAGAATTCACtgtaaagtatttatttttgccatACCAGCTGATAGCTGAATTTGCTTGGGATTGGCTAGATGTGCACTACTGGACATCAAGATTTATAATTGTAAATGCCATGTTGCTCTCTGTTCTGGAATTATTCTCCTTTTGGAGGCTCTGGTCAAGAAGAGAATTAAA GACTATTCCTCACAGAATGTGGAGACATTTCTGGAAAGTCTCAACCCAGGGACTTTTTGTGGCCATTTTTTGGCCTTTTATTCCTCAGTTTGTCTGCAACTGTTTGTTTTACTGGGCCTTGTATTTTAACCCAGTTATAAACATTGATCTTGTGGTTACAGAGATAAGGCGTCTGGAGACACAAGTGCAGTGA